Genomic window (Rosa chinensis cultivar Old Blush chromosome 6, RchiOBHm-V2, whole genome shotgun sequence):
GAATTCACAGTTGAAGTGGGTCTCATTCCGATTTTAGCAATGACCTGTACTTCGACCGGGGATGTTAGAGCAGGGATTGCCTCCGCCCCCTGGGGTTGAAGCCTTTTGGAGGGACTCGAACACAAGTCACAGACCATTGTTCTTAGCCCATTGCTCTGCTTTCAGGTGCCTCATTTCTCCAGGTTGCACATAAGAAAACAACACTATACAAATCAAAAGAACCGAGAACAAGCCTCTGTTCATAGACGACCTCATTATCTTGTTTAAGTTGTTTCTGGATCGAAAGGAATGGAATCAATGTATGTTTTTGTTGCAGGTTTTTCTGacaatctctctctctgctctctCCTTTTTCAGTTTGGTTCTACAGAAATGGACTAGGAAAATGAATAATGTGTGAGTTTGGTGGAGGGGGAGGGCTACTTATATAGGGCTCTCTTtaattttaattggatatgtcttTGACTTGTTGGCGCCTAGCAGCTCTACTGCCtctgagtttgacattgacCGAGTTGTGGTTTGAAGGTTGAACCGAGTTTGGAACTAATCAAATACATGCTAGCAAACTTGGGCGCCAACAACTGTTCTAGTATTGGTTCAGTTCAGTTCCTTCTGGGTCAAAAAATCATGGGCCGCACAGAAGAATAGAACGGCTAAAAGTAAAACATATACATTTGCTAGTTGATTGTGACCAAGCCCTGAGGAACCAGTATACAAAACAAGTGTCAAATTCAAACAATATTATATGCATAAAACATGTTTTAATATGATGAAACATTTCCCTTTCTGAGAAGATCTCTTGGCATAGGTTAAATTTTCAGTCCATTTTTTCTTTCCCCATGACCAAGGTAATTCCCAGCCTGTTATACATTAGAATCGTAGAACGGGTAAGATAAATATACAAGGGGACACTCAAAGATTGaaaccaaaaagaaatacaCAGTTATCTTGCTAATTAAGAATACACAGTTATATGTATCTTGCTAACCAGAATgggtaaggaaaaaaaaatacaagaggacaataaaataatataacAGGTATTGCATATTATATGAAACAACTTCACTGAATATCATTAGTACCATAAACACACTAACCAGTTAGTAAACACAATTTTACATGGATGATTTTGAAAGAGATGCCACCAGCTTCTCCTTTAACTGCTCGGCATCACCACCTTGAGTATGAATGGAGAATGTATGAATAACTGTGTCATCGTCTGTTACGGAAACATTAGTATCTTGAGCTACAATGTTATGTTCCTTGAGTGTTCTGATGACGTCAGAAACCGGGTGAGAATCCAGTGGGCAGTTCATCCTCACAACAGCATCCTCATGCCGTTCCTGGAAATCAATCTCTGGAACCGGGAACTGCATTTGGCTGCTGTTTCCCATCTGCTTCTCAGTTTCCATGACCCTGATCTTCATCTGGAGATCGTTGATGTAGGTAATGGCATCACCAAGGAGAGAGGCTTTATCCATCTTCGATATGTTAGGAACAACAGCTCTAAGTGCATAAAACCGCTGGTTAAGCTTCTCACGCCTCTGCCGCTCTGCTTCCACATGATTCAAtggttcttctcttccattggCAGGCTTTCTCCCTCTCTTTCTAGGTTTCCTTTCATCAATTTGTGCCGATGACTCGTCTTTAGGCAGCTCTGAACTTGAAACACCAGCTGTAGAACTGAAATTCCCAGACATAATTTGGCTCAAGTGCGGAAACAGTTTAACTTCATTATCCTCAGTTCGACATCCGTTTGAAGTGCCTATTGCTTGTAAGTCAAAAGATTCTGAAGGAAACGAAGAGTCAGTCTCTACCTTTGGGCAAAAGGCAATATTAATCGGTTGTGATTTTGGACCACCGAGACTAAGCTCATGTCCAAAAATCTTTGGATATACCTTTGCTTGAACAGAGCTAGATTCCCCAAATACACTTCTGACCACATCCACAATATTCTGTTCTTCCGGAATTGATTTGATTGAACCAAGCTCCACAACTCCTGATTTCATAGGTACAAACACCACTGTTTGGAACCCTGCCAATCTAGCTAAAAATGTTCTTGACTGGTAATGATGTAAGCAACTAGCAACATTTGAAACCCAAATTGATTTACAAGACTTGTACGACTCCCCAGGACCATACGGTGAATCAAGTTGAAATTTAAAGTACATTGAAGTAAGGTAAAACATTTCCACATCTGACAACCGATCCAACCTCCTCACATAGTTATCCTCACCCGAACCACCGAAACATGAGTGGAGCTTCCCAAGCACCCACTTCCTCACCTCCACATTCTTCTTCTGCACTCCCTCCAAGTTGCTATCTCTACTAGAACTCTCGTCTCCAACTCCACCACCCTTGCTGTCTCTGCAATGTCCATCGCCCCAAATCAAGGCAGCTGCACCAGATTTCAATCCCACAACCTGCCAGAAGACGGCATAATCCCAACTGGACCCTTGGACAAGCTGGGACAGCCCCTGCTGCACTCCCAATTGTCCCGGAGGCCTAGCCAAGTCGGACAACAAGTTCTCCGAAGCCAATGAGATCAACACCTGGCACGCTTCGGTGCCTAGTACTGACTCCAATAtgaccttttcttcttcattcacCCAAAGCTTCTCACCCATCTTAATTTCTCCTAACACAAACCCAATATCCTATAACACCCCCAATACCTATCTTGCTTGCCTTTGAACAACAAAACACAACTCAAAAATCTAAATCCACCCAGTACAGAAATTCAGAACCTTTCtataaaattacaaactataattaacaaattccACATATCTCAGAGATTCAAGTCTACACAAAAATCGGATCTTTGACAAGACAACCCTCACCAGATTTCATATAAACCTATAAAAACCTCTTAAAATCACATATACTAAACTGAAACCCAAAAAATTTGAGAACTCTAGGCTTACCCAGTTAGCAGATCATTGAAAATCGACACTTCACAAGCAAAACTCTAACTTTGCAGCTCAAAAAGCTTTTGGTAGCACAAACTTGGATTAGAAACTCAGAAATCCAGGGTAGGAATAAAAGCCTGGATCTAAATTACCTATCAAAATTGATAACAACCTGTGGCTAAACTTAAGCTTCTATATTGATCCTTCGCTTCGACCAACATTAGAAGTATACAAGAACCAACACCAGACCAGAGCGTGTGGGTTTCTATTTTTTCGCTAGATCTGAATGTCTGGGATTTTTattaactttttattttatctttccAAAACtgtagcagcagcagcagccagGTGTCCCTCCCCTATGTTACCTTAATTTTGGCAAAAcccgaataaaagaaaatgggGCATGGGCTAGTCCGACTATCCACCCGGCTCATCTCATTATTCAAGACCAGAAGTCCGAAACAAAATGCCCCAGGGCCACTAGGaaaggagaaaaaagaaaatgaaaatggaaatggTTTTTAATACAAAATTGACTTCTTATAGTCAGCGAAGAAACCTGACAATTTCTTCATAGTCAACGCAAACAGTAAACATCTTATACAAAAcagatttttcttcttccacaAGTTTTGTTGTCCATCTCACTCAAAAGTAATTGCATGGAAATTGTGTTATCTTGTGATCAAGTGGTTGAGACTTGAGATTGCTCCACTCAAATTGTCAACTTGCAAATTTACATCTAAATTTTTTGGTAATTATCACATGTTATTATTATCTAAATTACTGTACaaactttaattaaaaaaaaaaaaaacttgttacTGAAGTAAACACACGTCCATAACTACTAGAGTTACAACATTGAAGATCTTCAAAATGAAGAAAATCCATTTGGGAAAGGATTTACAATTGAAGGAAACATAAAGATGAACATTTTTACATGGATGGATGAATGAATGAATCAAGATATTCCTAGCTAAACTGTGGACCAGCTGATAACATGCACCAAGAGAATTTAAGATGGTGATTACTTGATCGAGCTTGTTCCGGTCTTGAGAGCTTCATTTTCAACTAGCAATGGCCGGGTTTGGGGACGTTGGTGCGTGGGTTGCCACAACGCGGCACATCCCCTTTATCCTGCGGGTCTAAAGATGTCACCGCCGCCGTCGCCTTGGATTTCACACCAAAAGTAGTAGTGCTCATCTGTTTCATCATCCTGCCACTGCTGCTGCCATGTCCTAAAGGCCGACCGGCTGCAGCTGCAAGAATGACCAACAAGGAAACCACTACTAGCATAACCATCAAGAGGGTTTTGTTCTTCAACTTAAACATTGTTTTTGATAAGCTGGCAAAACAGAAATGATCGGTTTTTGAAATAATTATTTACAGGAGGGGTTGGGGAATCGGAACTGAGGCCGGGACGGCTAGCTAGAGAGAAATGGGGGGTTTGAATAGATCCCTGCTTATTGCTCACGCTTCTTAGATGAGGAAATCTGTGTCACAACGTAAATGGATAGATTTATAAGGCACCTAGAGAGGACTATCAGAAAATACCTAGAAATTAAAGAGGCTCCAAAATGGATATGGAAAAAAGCACCATACATGTCGGTACTCTGTCATTCTATCTCTACATCATCAACACCAAGCAAAAACCAAGTCTGCGATTTCCGTGTAATAATCCATATATTGACATGCAAATTATATATACGTATTTGTAAGTGGGCTATATGCCTATATCTGAATCTCATTACGTTTTCGATCTAGCAAAGTTGTGACTAGCTATGAACTAGCTTCATGGAAAGTACGGTATGAATCCATGGTTCTGTGGAAGTTAAGACGACAACGAATTGGATAATTGAAACTTACATATAAGTCGATGAAATTTATAGTCCACTTACAAATACACACATATCACTTGTAGATCTTAATCTTAACTATTGGATTAATGAAATTTATACataatgaagtttttttttttttttgggtttgatcaagaagaacttcattaataatgaactactTACAACGAGATTTGAGTAACATCTATTACACAGAAATGAtcactagacttcacactggaactctatacTGACTGACTGAAGGAGCCAAGAAAGCCCCGACTCTATACATAATGAAGTTAAAGCACGACATATTAATGTTGAGTATATATACAtgccacatgggaaaaatggaacTTGCttgtgggtttataagggttttggccactccatctattgctaattggttttagatgtgaatctcaaattactttatcatgatatCAGAGACACGTTACCCACGTCTGCATGCCTCACAGCCACATgagctccacgtcacccaaagttgtccacgtgtatggcttgaaaattcgccacacgtgcgagggcgtgttgagaatatatatatcccacatgAGCAAGATGAGACATTGTTGTGGATTTATAAGAGTTTGAGTCACTCAGTCTATTTCCAATTGACTTTGGATATGAATCCAAGATTCCAACTAAAGAAGTTAGTGTCGGTTATTTGTTTTTTAAGGACGACATTCTCTGTTTTCATTGCATGCGAAATTGTCTCTAGCTAGCTACTAACTCAAAATGTACGTAAACGTGTGCCAGCTGATCCGCAGTAGTATTTGCGGCCAGGTATAgccttttctcttttatttgatACGTCAAGCATGCAGGTTCCCCGAAAAATGATGGCAAGAGATGAAGGGACACTCGGGTACTTAATTAAGACATGGAATATAGCTGGTTTGTCCATCAAGCTTTGTGAAACTGTTTATTGCGTGGAAATGTATGTGTACCACCACGTACAAGTGCATGTTACGGCGAAAAGATACCAGCCCGCAATTACTAGTCAAGAGTTTGCGAAGTGGAATGTGAAGGTTCCGGTGCAAATACCGATCAATGGTCACATGATACAACGCAAAGCCAAGGCCGCTTACACAACTACAGTGTTTTTGATAGATAAACGTTTTAGGAACTGAACAATGTAATGTAGATAGTCATTCACAATGGCACCAGAAGCAATAAGTAAAGAATTTCTTGAAATCTTTATTCCATTATCATCAATGAGAAACATACAACCAAGTTTAATAACTAAAAGCGAGACACTaatcaaattccttctcataAAAGGTACAAAATAGACATAATCCAAAGCAATGAAATTTCTGGATCATAGATCAAGCCTAAGAGGTCCTATTGCCTTGACTGCTACCCTcctgccattgcctacacagaTTTTTTGTTCATCACTTCTTGGTGTCCTCTTCTTTATATAtacctgcaaagaattagttatGTGTATAGGAGATCCTGAGTCAATCCACCAACTATTTGGAGTGTTTGAATTAAATTTATTTCTATGAAAAATGTAGGGATTAATTCAAAATTACATTTGTTAAGAAGCCTACTTTTTAAATTGGTGCAATCTTTCTTAAGGTGGCCATGTTTTCTACAGAAGTAGCATTTTGTCTAATAGGGTTTGTGAACTTTAGATTATGAGGCTGGGAACAAGGGctattttagggttaaattttttcttccctttctgCTTGTTCCCCTTCCATTTAGATTTCAGCGTAAGATGCCCAACTTTCTCACCGTTTTCTTTCTTAATTCTGTCATCTACTTGCACACAGATTGAGATCAATTCGTTTGATGTTCCCCTTATCCTTTTAAGCCATATATGTGGTGCTGAGGTGTTCAAAACAAGGAGACAGCAAGTTCAGGACATGGAGAATGATCATCTCATCTTTTTCAGAGTTTTCAGCTTGGCTGCATAATATACGAACTTCGAAATTAATATGCTCTCTTATTATATAGTATTCATTAATTTGTTCAATAATGTAGCAATTTGAGCTTTGTCACTTTCTGTGAATCTGTCACCGATTGAAACTGAATACTCTGTAGCTAGCTCTTTTTCCTCAATGCTACCCCTGATGGTGTCTGACATTGTTCTTTTCATGATGTTTTTGCAGACTCTATTCAGCCTATGCCAGTACTCATCGTGGTACTAGCTATGGTAAGAGCTGCATGAGGATCCTTAGGCAAATGCAAATCTAAGTGGTGAATACGCAAATAAATCTCTACGTCTGCTTTCCATCTCTTGAATTTGGATCCAGTCAATGGTTCTATGTTGATGAAGCTATAAGAGAGAGAACCTAGAGGAAGCATTAAAATTTTGTGCGAGTTTTATAAGATAAAGTTTTATGATTAAATAACCTGCTCAATaagtgttttttgttttcaagtttTATGAAATATGTTTCAGCATTCAAGCAAACATAGAAAACACCAATACAAAACAACCAAAATTGAGCAAAATATCTATGAAACCTAATGCAGGAAACATAATTACATCGATCAAAGCCCATAATAAATTTAGCTGAAAACATGCCAGGTATCACATATGAGCACAACATGGCAGAACTGAATCACAAGGCCAAACCAGATAACACATTGGTATATAAAAATCAATCATCACctaaattaaagaagaagaaattcttGTACCTGAATGTGTGTTATTTAATTTGCAATATGTTATTTCTGTGTCTTAAAACTATGTGAGGAAAAGACCTTCTATAGAAGCTACAATCATAGCTCTAAAACACAGAATACAAGTCTTGATCTGTTTATACCGAATGCCTTAgcaagaaaactaaaaaaagaaGTGTTATGGCTCCATCTTCCATAGTATTCCCAGAAAGCCACATATCAAATTACCAGTTGATATTTCAAATTTAGGCATTTCATGCTTATCAACTTATGATAAACAACAATATCAATACAGGGAGAAAAACACAAAGTTGTTGTTATTTGTATAAGCAACAATTGCTTGATAGACATGCATCGAGACATAGATTCACATATGTAGACAATATGCAACAAAATTTATAAAACAAGTTTCGTAAATAACTAAAGGAGGATAATTCATGTAATTATGCAGTTCTGATGCAGAACCATCTGCAACTTTCTGTAAGGGAGTTTTGAAAATACGAAGCAAAATTCCATTCTTGACTGCATCAATAGTACGCAACGGAAGCAACTTTAGTGTGCAATCACAAACGAACTTCTCTGACCACAAAACACGGAGCAATATTTCTTCATTTGCCCATAATCGCGATGAATCCCAATTTTGGGATTGAGGCGAACTCTGATGACGCATACCCAACAAGGCAGCAAGAATCAATTTTGACCATTGTAAGGTAACGGGCAATTCGTTCTTGTTTCGTTTTTGTTATCAAATAGGTTGCACACATGGACTTTCAGGTTAAtttctgaccaaaaaaaaaaaacatggactTTCAGGTTTCTTCTTAGGTGAACTGGGTCAGAGGCTAAAGGCAGGCCTTGGCCTGCTTAGTTCGAATTTGCTTGatccttttttctattttttattttttttttatgataaaCATTTTCAGTTCATACAAAATAAACATGCATAATGTTTCAAAATGGTTTATAATCATGTAAACGTGGCTCTAATACCACATGTGAATCAATTTACATGTATATAAACCCAAAGCTAAAGGTATGCTTACTAGTATATATATGAACTAGAATAGGGGACATACCTGATGCCGAAAAGGAATCGAAAGCCATTGTTGCTCTAAGTTTGAGTTTACTCTTAATGGGGATGAATTCTTTACTGCTCGTgtctagagaatagagagacAAAACCTTATATATGGAGGCATATATCAGAATTCTTCCCATTAACGAATCCTAATACTTCAAGTAATTGATTTCTCGATCTATCTTGTATCATTAGATTACTTGATTCACAAGTTGATTCTGTGTAGTCCCGCTAATTATGGACCAGATATGCCGGTCTCAAatcctccgatgcctaagtcaatatCGGTGCAATATGTGGACAAAGTAACAGTACGGAAGGACAAAGTTTTGAACTTACTTTATTTGGAACGTGGTGCCTTTTGTAGTAAGAGGTGGGTGTCAGTTCCCTTGGAATTCGATGTGGGACAATTGCAAGTCCTTCTCCTGTAAAGGAGTAACCGTTCGGCCATGCCGTGCCGGCCTCTGTGGCACAAGTAATCATAAATAGTTGCTTTAGGCGATTAATGTATGTCCGCATCTTACAATTTCCAAATTCCTGGCTCACTTTGCTTGCACTTACTTACAGAACGTGTTTCCATTTAGAAGAATGTCGCGTATTTAGTCTTGGTTTACGTCGTTGGTTATGTTCGGTAGCTGACATTAATATGTATTGCATTGCATACACAAATGTCAACTAACTATATCCACATGCCTCCTCAGTTTGATTTTGGTGCCATTTGTTAGCTTAGTTTTGCTTTAGTTTAACTTGACTTCTCTCTTGTGAGGCAAGCTCCCAGTAAAGCGACGGGCTGATGGCAATAATCATATGTACATGAGAGAACTTACGTAGTCGTTGTTCTGATTTGGCTCACAAGAGTGGTGTACAGAGTTCAATTGTTATGGAATTGCGAGGAGCAAGAAGTCAGAAATTGCTGAGTACACGGGCTAGCAAGAGAATGTGAAGTGTATCCCACATTACTTGCCTGCCAGAGGTCAGTTTGTAAGAATTTCGACACCTCGAGCTTTGGTGACAGGTTTGTAACAAAGTGGAATGTGAAGGTTCTAGTGCAATGACCGGCGACTAGTCACCAAACAATTACGAGTTGTATGCTTCTTTCCTATTTGAGTTGCCTTTTGATTCTTACTACGTTACTATACACTAAGTTGTGGACATATTTATTTGACTAATTTTGTGGAGACAGACTTTACGGAAGAACTTATAAAATGACTGACATTAATCATAcataaaattaaattttgaagTAATCAGAAATTAAGTTTTTCTTTCTCGAAGCATTCAAAATGTCATATCCTATACACAAATAGACACATACGCgtatccacacacacacactatatgagagagagagagagagagcctccTTAAACTTGagtgaggatgtttttatttttagcttaTATTTTAATAATCACAGCCACTCATTTTCTAGTTACTACTCACATATGAATTCTATAAAAAATTAGTCAAATTGGAAaacgtttaaccatttgattagcgCAATGTTCATTTTAATTTAATCTAACGGACTACATTTGTTTACGCCATTTTCAATGACCAAGTGATTATGGAGACATAATTTTTACATATGAATGTAAAGAATCAACGGTTGGGATCATTGAATTAGGTCATATACTAGTGTAAATTAGAAAAAATCCTCATATTCTTAAAGTAAGGAGGTCAACGGTTATagatttcattaatttttttgtagATTGTTCCTTGCATAGGAATGTAAAGGAACAACGATTAAAATTATTGAATTAGGTCATATGCCAGTGcaaaatagtaaaaatcctcaaattcttaaacgaggtcctctctctctctgtatatatatatatatatatatatatatgtgtgtgtgtgtgtgtgtgtgtgtgtgtgtgtgtgtgtgtgtgtgtgtgtgtgtgtgtgtgtgtgtgtgtgtgtgtggtgggTGGGGGGTGTCCGTGGAAAACAAAAGATGCGGACGTGTAATCATAGCTGTTGGATTTCATGAATGAGATTCGGCGGTGATGCGTAGAGTTTCCTTTACACAGGACAACACGGgttagaaaaaaatatatacata
Coding sequences:
- the LOC112172167 gene encoding transcription factor bHLH3, with product MGEKLWVNEEEKVILESVLGTEACQVLISLASENLLSDLARPPGQLGVQQGLSQLVQGSSWDYAVFWQVVGLKSGAAALIWGDGHCRDSKGGGVGDESSSRDSNLEGVQKKNVEVRKWVLGKLHSCFGGSGEDNYVRRLDRLSDVEMFYLTSMYFKFQLDSPYGPGESYKSCKSIWVSNVASCLHHYQSRTFLARLAGFQTVVFVPMKSGVVELGSIKSIPEEQNIVDVVRSVFGESSSVQAKVYPKIFGHELSLGGPKSQPINIAFCPKVETDSSFPSESFDLQAIGTSNGCRTEDNEVKLFPHLSQIMSGNFSSTAGVSSSELPKDESSAQIDERKPRKRGRKPANGREEPLNHVEAERQRREKLNQRFYALRAVVPNISKMDKASLLGDAITYINDLQMKIRVMETEKQMGNSSQMQFPVPEIDFQERHEDAVVRMNCPLDSHPVSDVIRTLKEHNIVAQDTNVSVTDDDTVIHTFSIHTQGGDAEQLKEKLVASLSKSSM